A genomic region of Persephonella marina EX-H1 contains the following coding sequences:
- the carB gene encoding carbamoyl-phosphate synthase large subunit, with protein MPKRTDINRILLIGSGPIIIGQAAEFDYSGTQGAKALKEEGYEVILVNSNPATIMTDPEVADKTYIEPLITPVIEKIIERERPDALLPTLGGQTALNLAVDLYEKGILDKYNVKMIGANYEAIKKAEDRELFKEAMEKIGLEMPKSAVVKSLAEAEEIIDWIGFPVIIRPSFTLGGTGGSIAYNRDEFYYKVKAGLDASPVHEVLLEESVLGWKEFEMEVMRDKNDNCVIICSIENLDPMGIHTGDSITIAPAMTLTDKEYQMLRDYSIAVIREIGVETGGSNVQFSQNPETGQFYVIEMNPRVSRSSALASKATGFPIAKIAAKLAVGYTLDELPNDITKETPASFEPTIDYVVTKIPRFDFAKFPEADPTLTTMMKSVGEVMAIGRTFKESLHKAIRSLELGRYGFYIGLEKEDEEEIRKKVITPNADRLWYIAEAFRRGYTVDEIHQLSHIDRWFLHQIKEIIDYEIYLSEKNLSTVTDEELEKAKQWGFSDKELARLLKTTEDKIRERRMNVSYKVVDTCAAEFKAYTPYYYSSYERPFGRVTEDGDVQIVFDSENL; from the coding sequence ATGCCTAAAAGAACAGATATAAACAGAATACTTCTGATAGGATCAGGGCCTATCATAATAGGTCAGGCTGCTGAGTTTGATTATTCAGGAACTCAGGGAGCAAAAGCATTAAAAGAGGAAGGTTATGAGGTAATACTTGTTAACTCTAATCCTGCAACAATAATGACAGATCCCGAAGTTGCTGACAAAACATATATTGAGCCTCTTATAACACCTGTTATAGAAAAAATAATAGAAAGGGAGAGACCTGATGCACTTCTCCCAACACTTGGAGGACAGACAGCCTTAAATCTCGCTGTTGATCTTTACGAGAAAGGGATACTTGATAAATACAATGTGAAGATGATTGGAGCTAACTACGAGGCTATAAAGAAGGCTGAGGACAGGGAGCTTTTTAAAGAGGCTATGGAAAAGATCGGTCTTGAGATGCCTAAAAGTGCTGTTGTTAAATCACTTGCTGAAGCGGAAGAGATAATAGACTGGATAGGATTTCCTGTGATAATCAGGCCTTCATTTACACTTGGTGGAACCGGTGGATCTATAGCTTACAACAGGGATGAGTTTTACTACAAGGTGAAAGCAGGACTCGATGCATCCCCTGTTCACGAGGTTCTTCTTGAGGAGAGCGTTTTGGGCTGGAAAGAGTTTGAGATGGAGGTTATGAGGGATAAGAATGATAACTGTGTTATTATCTGTTCAATAGAGAATCTTGATCCAATGGGAATCCATACAGGGGACAGTATAACAATTGCTCCTGCTATGACACTTACAGATAAAGAGTACCAGATGCTGAGGGATTACTCTATAGCTGTTATAAGGGAGATAGGTGTTGAGACCGGAGGATCAAATGTTCAGTTCTCCCAAAACCCTGAAACGGGACAGTTTTATGTTATTGAGATGAATCCAAGGGTCTCAAGATCTTCAGCTTTAGCATCAAAGGCTACAGGTTTCCCGATAGCAAAGATAGCGGCGAAACTTGCTGTGGGGTATACACTTGACGAGCTTCCTAACGATATAACGAAGGAAACTCCTGCATCTTTTGAGCCTACGATAGATTATGTTGTTACAAAGATACCTAGATTTGATTTTGCAAAATTTCCTGAAGCTGATCCAACACTCACAACAATGATGAAATCTGTTGGAGAGGTTATGGCTATAGGCAGAACATTTAAAGAAAGTCTTCATAAAGCTATAAGAAGTCTTGAACTTGGAAGATACGGTTTTTATATAGGTCTTGAAAAAGAAGATGAAGAGGAGATAAGAAAGAAAGTTATAACGCCGAATGCTGACAGGCTCTGGTATATAGCTGAAGCTTTCAGAAGGGGGTACACAGTTGATGAGATCCACCAGCTCTCACATATAGACAGATGGTTCTTACACCAGATAAAAGAGATCATTGATTATGAGATATACCTGTCTGAGAAAAACCTCTCAACAGTTACGGATGAAGAACTTGAAAAGGCAAAACAGTGGGGTTTTTCAGATAAAGAACTTGCAAGACTCTTAAAGACAACAGAAGATAAGATAAGAGAGAGAAGAATGAATGTTTCTTACAAGGTTGTAGATACATGTGCAGCAGAGTTTAAAGCTTACACACCTTACTACTACTCATCCTATGAGAGACCGTTTGGTAGAGTTACAGAAGACGGGGATGTACAGATAGTCTTTGACAGTGAAAATCTTTAA
- a CDS encoding adenosylcobalamin-dependent ribonucleoside-diphosphate reductase has product MIKKIRKRDGRIVPFNPEKITNAIWKAMQAVGEKDFSTAEKISKEVVRELERTLKPGEIPDVEQIQDIVERKLIEAGLARVAKAYILYRQKRAEIRKEKQQILNKKEIDEVDKRFDINALRVLAARYLNKDRAGKIIESPKQLFQRVAVNTALPSLLYDERVYSKKELKKQPVEDFDPERYEGKLKIGDYTLNRYHLEGLKRVYDRLNNERRMKIPFSKLLKMIEKGDFESYGREIDQYYSIMVEKKFMPNTPVLVNFGNPLGMGMACFVLDMEDSIESIMETLKRAALIFKAGGGCGYNFSKLRPKGDFISTTHGKSSGPIAFMTLYDKMTDVIKQGGVRRGANMGILNSDHPDIEEFIVAKKGNVQLTNFNISVFLKEDFWDYYRENKPYPLINPRDGKVWKYVNPRNLFDTIVYEGWESAEPGLLFDDNINRYNPFLETFGRIQATNPCGEVLLYPNESCDLGSINLWAFIKEYYDGNGRKVEVDWDGLEKTVRIATRFLDNVLDINKYPFKEIEKETLKNRKIGLGIMGLADFLFELEIPYNSEDGRRWMERVMEFVNYYSKEESIQLAKERGKFPSYNKSFYRKGKLPIRGFEEKESWNLDWDKLIDKIKKHGLRNAFTTVIAPTGSISMIAGTTSGIEPIFALVYEKKVTVGTFYYVDPVFEKTMEREGIFDDTLIKDVSKNEGSIQDIKYIPEKWKKVFVTAMDISAEDHVKALASVQKWTDSSVSKTINFPEDATVEDMKRAYLLAHYLGCKGLTVYRYKSIKGVYVAGEEKKEEAKLTPIRDVKAKGVSIYKESVVHEEAEIERGTKGKDICPVCETPLINIEGCKKCPVCGWSVCEI; this is encoded by the coding sequence ATGATCAAAAAAATCAGAAAAAGGGACGGGCGTATAGTTCCATTTAATCCTGAAAAGATAACAAATGCCATCTGGAAGGCCATGCAGGCTGTTGGTGAAAAAGATTTCTCAACAGCTGAAAAGATCTCAAAAGAGGTTGTCAGAGAACTTGAAAGAACATTGAAACCTGGTGAGATACCTGATGTTGAACAGATACAGGATATAGTTGAGAGAAAACTTATAGAAGCCGGTCTTGCAAGGGTTGCTAAAGCTTACATCCTTTACAGGCAGAAAAGGGCTGAGATAAGGAAAGAAAAACAGCAGATACTGAATAAAAAAGAGATAGATGAGGTTGATAAGAGGTTTGATATAAACGCTTTAAGGGTTCTTGCAGCAAGATATCTTAACAAAGATAGAGCAGGAAAGATAATTGAAAGTCCAAAACAGCTCTTCCAGAGGGTTGCTGTAAATACTGCGCTCCCTTCTTTACTTTATGATGAGAGGGTTTACTCAAAGAAAGAGCTTAAAAAACAGCCTGTGGAAGATTTTGATCCTGAAAGGTATGAGGGAAAATTAAAGATAGGGGATTACACGCTAAACAGATACCATCTTGAAGGTCTTAAAAGGGTTTACGACAGACTTAACAATGAGAGAAGAATGAAGATCCCTTTTTCTAAATTACTGAAGATGATTGAAAAGGGGGATTTTGAAAGCTACGGCAGAGAGATAGATCAGTACTACAGCATAATGGTTGAAAAAAAGTTTATGCCTAACACACCTGTTCTTGTAAACTTTGGAAACCCTCTCGGTATGGGGATGGCATGTTTTGTTCTTGATATGGAAGACTCTATTGAGTCTATTATGGAAACATTAAAGAGAGCAGCACTCATATTTAAAGCAGGTGGTGGTTGTGGATATAACTTCTCAAAGCTCAGACCAAAGGGAGATTTTATCAGCACAACACACGGTAAAAGCTCAGGACCTATAGCGTTTATGACACTTTATGACAAGATGACAGATGTTATAAAGCAGGGAGGGGTAAGAAGGGGAGCAAATATGGGGATTTTAAACTCAGATCATCCTGATATTGAGGAGTTTATAGTTGCAAAGAAAGGGAATGTTCAGCTTACAAACTTTAATATATCAGTTTTTTTAAAGGAAGATTTCTGGGATTACTACAGAGAAAACAAACCGTATCCCCTTATAAATCCAAGGGATGGTAAGGTATGGAAGTATGTAAACCCAAGAAACCTTTTTGATACTATAGTTTATGAAGGTTGGGAATCTGCAGAACCGGGACTCTTATTTGATGACAATATAAACAGGTACAACCCTTTCCTTGAAACCTTTGGAAGAATACAGGCAACAAACCCATGTGGAGAGGTTCTTCTTTATCCAAATGAGTCCTGTGATCTTGGGTCAATAAATCTATGGGCATTTATAAAGGAGTACTATGACGGAAATGGAAGAAAGGTTGAGGTTGACTGGGATGGTCTTGAAAAAACTGTGAGAATAGCAACAAGATTTTTAGATAACGTCCTTGATATTAACAAATACCCGTTTAAAGAGATAGAAAAGGAGACTTTGAAAAACAGGAAGATAGGACTCGGAATAATGGGGCTTGCAGACTTCCTATTTGAGCTTGAGATCCCTTATAACTCCGAAGATGGAAGAAGATGGATGGAAAGGGTGATGGAGTTTGTAAATTACTACTCAAAGGAGGAATCTATACAGCTTGCGAAGGAGAGAGGAAAGTTTCCAAGTTACAACAAAAGCTTTTACAGGAAAGGAAAACTTCCTATAAGAGGGTTTGAAGAGAAGGAAAGCTGGAATTTGGACTGGGATAAACTTATAGATAAGATAAAGAAACACGGTCTTAGAAATGCTTTCACAACAGTTATTGCTCCAACAGGCTCAATAAGTATGATAGCAGGAACTACATCAGGAATAGAGCCGATATTTGCACTTGTTTATGAGAAGAAGGTCACAGTTGGAACATTTTACTATGTTGATCCGGTTTTTGAGAAAACTATGGAAAGGGAAGGGATATTTGATGATACGCTTATAAAGGATGTATCAAAGAATGAAGGATCAATACAGGATATAAAGTATATACCTGAAAAATGGAAGAAGGTTTTTGTAACAGCTATGGATATATCAGCAGAGGATCACGTTAAGGCTCTTGCTTCTGTCCAGAAATGGACTGACTCCTCAGTATCAAAAACTATAAACTTCCCGGAGGATGCCACTGTTGAGGATATGAAAAGGGCTTACCTTCTTGCCCATTACCTTGGATGTAAGGGACTGACAGTTTACAGGTATAAATCTATAAAGGGTGTCTATGTTGCCGGAGAGGAGAAGAAGGAAGAGGCAAAGCTTACACCTATAAGGGATGTTAAGGCTAAAGGTGTTTCTATATACAAAGAGTCTGTAGTCCATGAGGAAGCAGAGATTGAGCGAGGAACAAAGGGGAAAGATATCTGTCCTGTATGTGAGACGCCACTGATAAATATAGAGGGATGTAAGAAATGTCCAGTATGTGGATGGAGTGTGTGTGAGATATGA
- a CDS encoding cob(I)yrinic acid a,c-diamide adenosyltransferase — MIIIFTGNGKGKTTAAVGTGIRALGAGKKVLMVQFMKVKERSSEYNVIKDLKGFDIYSFGREGFYLPEEELKKNPDLLKAGVKPFSDIDFKLAEEGISFVRQRASEYDLIILDEICVAVYYRLLDTRKITDLLKEFRDKHFILTGRYCPGEIIDMADLVTEMKEVKHYYRKGVKAVKGIDF; from the coding sequence ATGATAATCATTTTTACAGGAAATGGAAAGGGGAAAACAACAGCGGCTGTAGGAACAGGTATAAGAGCTTTGGGAGCAGGGAAAAAAGTTCTGATGGTTCAGTTTATGAAGGTTAAGGAAAGATCATCTGAGTACAATGTGATTAAGGATCTTAAAGGATTTGATATATACAGTTTCGGGAGGGAGGGTTTTTATCTCCCTGAAGAGGAGCTTAAAAAAAATCCAGATCTTTTGAAGGCAGGTGTAAAACCTTTTTCAGATATTGATTTTAAACTTGCTGAGGAAGGTATCAGTTTTGTCAGACAGAGGGCATCGGAATACGATCTGATTATACTGGATGAGATCTGTGTTGCTGTTTACTACAGATTACTGGATACCAGAAAGATTACTGATCTTTTAAAAGAGTTCAGGGATAAACATTTTATACTTACAGGAAGATACTGTCCTGGAGAGATTATTGATATGGCAGATCTTGTTACAGAGATGAAGGAAGTTAAACATTACTATAGAAAAGGAGTAAAGGCTGTTAAGGGAATTGATTTTTAG
- a CDS encoding TetR/AcrR family transcriptional regulator — MGKNKRKPVEKRKEEIFFIISQIISESGFSAVSTTEIARRLGVSQPAIYKYFKNKDELIKYFLEQVKENLKKIVRSAEKGKTTEEKLKILYREHLNLIERTKVLPRIVFADEIHLGEDKREKLKDAIFFYRDSIQKIIKEGIEKGEVKKSVDPEIATRFFLGSIISSSLYWMLSGMKYSLSEESDKLSDFLNKILN; from the coding sequence ATGGGGAAAAACAAAAGAAAACCTGTTGAAAAAAGGAAAGAGGAGATCTTTTTCATAATATCCCAGATAATATCTGAGAGTGGCTTTTCAGCGGTTTCAACAACAGAGATTGCGAGAAGACTTGGTGTTTCACAGCCAGCAATATACAAATACTTCAAAAATAAGGACGAACTTATTAAATACTTTTTAGAACAGGTTAAGGAAAATCTTAAAAAGATAGTCAGATCTGCAGAGAAAGGTAAGACAACAGAGGAAAAATTAAAAATACTGTACAGAGAACATCTGAATCTTATTGAAAGGACTAAAGTTCTTCCCAGGATAGTTTTTGCAGATGAGATACACCTCGGTGAAGATAAAAGGGAAAAACTGAAGGATGCTATATTTTTTTACAGGGACAGTATACAGAAGATAATAAAAGAGGGGATTGAAAAGGGAGAGGTTAAAAAAAGTGTTGATCCTGAGATAGCCACAAGATTTTTTCTTGGATCTATAATCTCATCATCACTTTACTGGATGCTTTCCGGTATGAAATACTCATTATCAGAAGAGTCGGACAAACTATCTGATTTTTTAAATAAAATCCTGAACTAA